The Argiope bruennichi chromosome 9, qqArgBrue1.1, whole genome shotgun sequence genome contains a region encoding:
- the LOC129984620 gene encoding uncharacterized protein LOC129984620, with protein sequence MRLNSLIVRNILALVNKRNYVSHACNFVKPIILQKRPDKIQYSKFTKINSRYCSHTAYEHTPESSKTSGQIGKITPKLFLAFTCKVCKTRVEKHISKIAYTKGVVIVRCDGCEENHLIADNLGWFPNLKAMKNIEDFMEAQGEKVMKTIEDSKEKE encoded by the exons ATGAGGTTGAACAGTttaattgttcgaaatattttgGCTCTTGTGAATAAGAGAAATTATGTATCTCATGCCTGTAATTTCGTAAAACCCATTATACTACAAAAAAGACCTGACAAGATTCAATACAGtaaattcactaaaataaattcaaggTACTGCTCACATACCGCGTATGAACATACACCAGAATCTTCAAAAACATCTGGACAAATTGGAAAAATTACGCCCAAACTGTTTTTAGCTTTCACTTGTAAAGTATGTAAAACTCGAGTTGAAAAACATATCTCTAAAATAGCATACACAAAAGGTGTTGTTATTGTACGATGTGACGGTTGCGAAGAAAATCATCTAATTGCAGACAATCTAGGATGGTTCCCAAATTTAAAGGcaatgaa aaatatagaAGACTTTATGGAAGCACAAGGtgaaaaagtaatgaaaactATAGAAGACAGTAAGGAAAAAGAGTAG